The following coding sequences lie in one Flavobacterium sediminis genomic window:
- the hypF gene encoding carbamoyltransferase HypF — protein sequence MNSTFKIRISGRVQGVGFRPFIYNLATQYKIKGTVTNTTFGVEITAQTSAEVFRNFYDNISLQAPSSSKIEAITFTEVSEQIHFKDFQIVATNSGNPINAPLTPDFAICSDCKTEILDKNNRRFYYPFTTCTTCGPRYAITENFPFERENTSLHHFNMCPECQKEYNNPKDKRFYSQTNTCSVCGIQVWVTNANGEKLYETNPEIFPFLANQLKSGSIIALKNTSGYLLLCDATKAEVVQKLRLRKQRPVKPLAVLFPSEESLHKNVSVDDFALNELQSTVSPIVILPSKAKSDVAINEVSPINRTIGALLPYSGLLHLLCHETQIPLVATSGNVHGSPICSSEKEAEEKLKNIADFFLHHDLHIEHPQDDSVVRLTKKKRKIILRRARGLAPNFSLPSAYKEQIQSKKIVALGADLKSSIAIFPNTYLYASEYFGNLSDYDTALRFQKTIQDYFSIFKFQPEVVVKDKHPLYESGRMLEELQIDKNNIKVEEVQHHIAHFSAILTEHNLWQSQNKVLGIIWDGIGFGTEHEIWGGEFFEYQKKEFKRIQHFENFNWILGDKMSKNPKISLLSLWNGNPDEIRHLFSANEWILFEKQKEQNTLQTSSVGRLIDAVACLLGFTYEMTFEGEAAIYLESLAQKAYDIQTAKIDYLEGEDLTETILSFKIIEKVVSDSKQNISKEEIALNFHFTLVKVIEKVANFHSFKEIAYSGGVFQNALLVDLIEEELAVKFNCYFHENLSPNDENIAFGQLNYSVNINS from the coding sequence TTGAATAGTACATTCAAAATAAGGATTTCCGGAAGAGTTCAGGGAGTTGGTTTCAGACCCTTTATTTACAATTTGGCAACCCAATATAAAATTAAAGGCACTGTGACCAATACTACTTTCGGCGTAGAAATAACAGCGCAAACTTCAGCTGAGGTATTTAGAAATTTTTATGATAACATTTCACTTCAAGCGCCATCAAGTTCTAAAATTGAAGCTATCACGTTTACTGAAGTTTCAGAACAGATACATTTTAAGGATTTTCAAATTGTAGCCACAAATTCAGGAAACCCAATAAACGCTCCTTTGACGCCTGATTTTGCCATTTGTTCGGATTGTAAAACGGAAATTCTGGACAAAAACAACAGAAGGTTTTATTATCCGTTTACTACTTGTACTACCTGCGGACCGCGTTATGCTATTACTGAAAATTTTCCTTTCGAAAGAGAAAATACAAGTTTGCATCACTTCAACATGTGTCCGGAATGTCAAAAAGAATATAACAATCCAAAAGATAAACGTTTTTATTCGCAAACCAATACGTGTTCTGTTTGCGGAATACAAGTTTGGGTAACTAATGCCAACGGAGAAAAATTATACGAAACCAATCCAGAGATTTTTCCTTTTTTGGCAAACCAATTAAAATCCGGAAGTATCATCGCGCTAAAAAACACATCGGGTTATTTATTACTTTGCGATGCAACAAAAGCTGAGGTTGTTCAAAAATTGCGACTTCGAAAACAAAGACCTGTTAAACCTTTAGCTGTTTTGTTTCCTAGCGAAGAAAGTTTGCATAAAAACGTTTCGGTTGATGATTTTGCGTTAAACGAATTGCAATCTACGGTTTCACCAATCGTTATTTTGCCTTCAAAAGCAAAAAGTGATGTGGCTATAAACGAAGTTTCACCTATCAATAGAACCATTGGAGCGCTATTGCCTTATTCGGGTTTGTTGCATTTGTTGTGTCATGAAACGCAAATTCCGTTGGTGGCAACCAGTGGAAATGTTCATGGTTCGCCCATTTGCAGCAGCGAAAAAGAAGCCGAAGAAAAACTAAAAAACATCGCCGATTTCTTTTTGCATCATGATTTACATATTGAGCACCCGCAAGATGATTCGGTTGTGCGATTGACCAAAAAGAAACGAAAAATTATATTGAGAAGAGCTCGAGGTTTGGCGCCCAATTTTAGCTTGCCTTCAGCGTATAAAGAACAGATCCAAAGCAAAAAGATTGTAGCATTGGGAGCCGATTTAAAAAGTTCCATTGCCATTTTTCCTAATACGTATTTGTATGCAAGCGAATATTTTGGGAATTTATCCGATTACGATACAGCTTTGCGATTCCAAAAAACGATTCAAGATTATTTTTCCATATTCAAGTTTCAACCCGAAGTTGTTGTGAAAGATAAACATCCGTTGTATGAATCAGGTCGAATGCTTGAAGAATTGCAAATCGATAAAAACAACATAAAAGTAGAAGAAGTTCAACATCATATAGCGCATTTTTCGGCTATTTTAACGGAACACAATTTGTGGCAAAGCCAAAATAAAGTGTTGGGTATTATTTGGGATGGCATTGGTTTTGGCACTGAACACGAAATTTGGGGTGGTGAATTTTTCGAATATCAAAAGAAAGAGTTCAAACGAATCCAGCACTTCGAAAACTTCAATTGGATTTTAGGCGATAAAATGTCGAAGAATCCGAAAATAAGCTTGTTGTCACTTTGGAACGGAAATCCCGATGAAATTCGTCATTTGTTTAGTGCGAATGAATGGATTTTATTCGAAAAACAGAAAGAACAAAATACGTTGCAAACTTCTTCGGTAGGAAGATTGATTGATGCTGTTGCATGCTTGTTAGGCTTTACATACGAAATGACATTTGAAGGCGAAGCTGCGATATATTTGGAAAGTCTGGCGCAAAAAGCCTATGATATTCAAACAGCAAAAATCGATTATTTGGAAGGAGAAGACTTGACAGAAACGATTCTTTCATTCAAAATAATTGAAAAGGTCGTTTCAGATAGCAAACAAAATATAAGCAAAGAAGAAATAGCGCTTAATTTTCATTTTACCTTAGTTAAAGTGATCGAAAAAGTTGCAAACTTCCACAGTTTTAAAGAAATTGCATACAGCGGCGGCGTATTCCAAAATGCACTTTTGGTAGATTTAATTGAAGAAGAATTAGCAGTAAAATTTAACTGTTATTTCCACGAAAATCTATCGCCAAATGATGAGAATATCGCTTTTGGGC
- a CDS encoding hydrogenase maturation protease: MIETIMTEDVLAYKKDDFHSKGNDILILGIGNYLMGDEGVGVHFINNLEQSKFPENITFIDGGTGGFLLVPYLESHPVAILVDATMDGKEEGTISLLKPKFSNDFPLALSGHNFGLKDMVEILTMFDRMPQIYLYTITISKMDPMVVGLSPKVEAAIEKVTEEILNLVHNIREQKVITVE, encoded by the coding sequence TTGATTGAAACAATTATGACAGAAGATGTTTTAGCGTATAAAAAAGACGATTTTCACTCTAAGGGAAACGATATCCTTATTTTGGGAATAGGAAATTACCTTATGGGAGATGAAGGAGTTGGTGTGCATTTTATCAATAATTTGGAACAATCAAAATTTCCCGAAAATATAACTTTTATAGATGGAGGAACCGGAGGTTTTCTTTTGGTTCCTTATCTGGAAAGTCATCCCGTTGCAATATTGGTTGACGCTACTATGGATGGTAAGGAAGAAGGAACAATTTCCTTACTGAAACCAAAATTTTCCAATGATTTTCCATTAGCTTTAAGCGGACATAATTTCGGATTAAAAGACATGGTCGAAATTTTGACTATGTTTGATAGAATGCCTCAGATTTATCTCTACACTATTACTATTTCAAAAATGGATCCAATGGTAGTAGGGCTTTCGCCAAAAGTAGAAGCAGCTATTGAAAAGGTAACCGAAGAAATCTTAAATTTGGTTCACAACATCAGAGAACAGAAAGTAATCACTGTTGAATAG
- the cybH gene encoding Ni/Fe-hydrogenase, b-type cytochrome subunit, whose translation MATKNFKRVYVWELPVRIFHWLNALAITVLIVTGFIISNPPAIMSKLEASQQFWFGYVRKIHFIAAYIMVAVMILRIYWAFVGNKFANWRTFFPFNKKGMKNIWHVLKYDIFLQNEQAHKIESFSIGHNSVATFSYLVMFVLALLMMATGFAMYAPTASWFFPKMFAWVTPLFNDNEILIRKVHHITMWMFILFMAVHIYLVLFHDWLEGRGETSAMISGQKFVSSERVQEETKQ comes from the coding sequence ATGGCCACAAAAAATTTTAAACGCGTATACGTTTGGGAATTACCGGTTCGGATTTTCCACTGGTTAAATGCCTTAGCCATAACTGTATTAATTGTTACTGGTTTTATCATTAGTAATCCGCCGGCAATTATGTCAAAACTGGAAGCTTCGCAGCAATTTTGGTTTGGCTATGTTCGAAAAATACATTTCATTGCAGCTTACATTATGGTTGCAGTAATGATTTTAAGAATATACTGGGCTTTTGTAGGAAATAAATTTGCGAATTGGAGAACTTTTTTCCCTTTTAATAAAAAAGGGATGAAGAATATATGGCACGTTTTAAAATACGATATCTTTCTACAAAATGAGCAAGCTCACAAAATTGAAAGTTTCAGTATCGGGCATAACAGTGTAGCCACTTTTTCTTATCTTGTAATGTTCGTTTTAGCGTTACTAATGATGGCAACAGGTTTTGCAATGTACGCACCTACAGCTTCTTGGTTCTTTCCGAAAATGTTTGCTTGGGTGACTCCATTGTTTAATGATAATGAAATTCTGATTCGTAAAGTACACCATATAACCATGTGGATGTTTATCCTGTTTATGGCAGTTCACATTTATTTAGTGTTATTCCACGATTGGTTAGAAGGCAGAGGAGAAACTTCTGCAATGATTAGCGGACAAAAATTTGTGTCTTCTGAGCGGGTTCAGGAAGAGACAAAACAATAA
- a CDS encoding nickel-dependent hydrogenase large subunit, giving the protein MAERIVVDPITRIEGHLRAEVEISDGTIKDAFVSSTMVRGLENIVKGRNPKDVWAFVQRTCGVCTASHAITSVRAVEDALGIVVPPNAEMVRNMMLGALHLHDHVVHFYHLHAFDWVDVVSGLNADPVKTSQLAQSISNWPKSSPGYFSDLQTRLKKFVNSGQLGIFANGYWGHPAMKLPPEVNLMATAHYLEALEWQKEIVKVHAIFGGKNPHPNFLVGGMACAINLDDASGLNAERLAFVRQLLEQGKEFVEQVYIPDVLAIASFYKDWGKIGGFHNFMAFGDLPMQGYNNTDHKTFKFPSGVIMDRDLSKIHEVDIRDLKTVEEYVNNSWYDYEGDGNTGRQPWSGETNIHYTGPQPPYSHLDVSQKYSFIKTPRWKGHAMEVGPLARVLVGYAEGREDYKELVDSALAKLELPLDALYSTLGRTAARALESQLVANWNLEFHDELIKNIKNGDTRMANMDNWETKAWPKECKGVGLVEAPRGGLSHWIVIKDGKVENYQQVVPSTWNASPRDPKGQRSPYESTLINTPVADPELPLELIRTIHSFDPCIACAVHLYDEKGEIIKQVNDISVCTI; this is encoded by the coding sequence ATGGCAGAAAGAATAGTAGTGGATCCTATTACCAGAATTGAAGGCCACTTACGTGCTGAGGTTGAGATCAGCGACGGAACAATAAAAGACGCATTCGTATCTTCTACAATGGTGAGAGGATTAGAAAATATAGTAAAAGGAAGAAACCCTAAAGATGTTTGGGCATTTGTTCAACGTACCTGTGGGGTATGCACAGCATCGCATGCTATTACTTCGGTAAGAGCGGTTGAAGATGCACTGGGAATTGTAGTTCCGCCAAATGCAGAGATGGTTCGTAACATGATGTTAGGTGCTTTGCATTTGCACGACCACGTAGTACACTTTTATCATTTACACGCATTTGACTGGGTTGATGTGGTTAGCGGTTTAAACGCTGATCCGGTTAAAACCTCTCAATTGGCACAATCTATTTCAAATTGGCCAAAGAGCTCACCGGGATATTTCTCAGATCTGCAAACGCGTTTGAAAAAGTTTGTAAACAGTGGACAATTAGGAATTTTTGCGAATGGTTATTGGGGACATCCGGCTATGAAACTACCGCCGGAAGTTAACTTAATGGCTACAGCGCACTATTTAGAAGCTTTAGAATGGCAAAAAGAGATCGTAAAAGTTCATGCAATCTTCGGAGGTAAAAATCCGCACCCGAATTTCTTAGTTGGCGGAATGGCTTGTGCTATCAACTTAGACGATGCCAGTGGCTTAAATGCAGAGCGTTTAGCATTTGTTCGCCAATTATTAGAACAAGGAAAAGAATTTGTAGAGCAGGTCTATATTCCGGATGTATTGGCAATAGCCAGTTTCTATAAAGATTGGGGAAAAATAGGCGGATTCCATAATTTTATGGCTTTTGGAGATCTACCAATGCAAGGGTACAACAATACAGATCATAAAACCTTTAAATTCCCTTCTGGAGTAATCATGGACAGAGACTTGTCTAAAATTCATGAAGTGGATATCCGAGACTTGAAGACTGTTGAAGAATATGTAAACAACTCTTGGTATGATTATGAAGGTGATGGTAATACCGGTAGACAGCCGTGGAGCGGAGAAACTAATATTCACTATACAGGTCCGCAACCTCCTTATTCTCACTTAGATGTTTCTCAAAAATATAGTTTTATTAAAACACCGCGTTGGAAAGGACACGCTATGGAAGTCGGTCCGCTGGCAAGGGTTTTAGTAGGATATGCAGAAGGAAGAGAAGATTACAAAGAATTAGTAGATTCAGCTTTAGCAAAATTAGAATTGCCTTTAGATGCTTTATATTCAACTTTAGGAAGAACGGCTGCCAGAGCTTTAGAATCACAGTTAGTAGCGAATTGGAACTTAGAATTCCATGATGAACTAATCAAGAATATTAAAAATGGCGATACTCGCATGGCAAATATGGATAATTGGGAAACCAAAGCCTGGCCGAAAGAATGTAAAGGTGTCGGATTGGTTGAAGCACCGCGCGGAGGCTTAAGCCACTGGATCGTTATTAAAGACGGAAAGGTTGAAAATTACCAACAAGTAGTTCCATCCACCTGGAATGCTTCGCCACGTGACCCGAAAGGGCAACGTTCACCTTATGAGAGTACGTTGATTAATACTCCGGTTGCAGATCCGGAATTGCCGTTAGAATTAATCAGAACCATTCACTCATTTGACCCGTGTATCGCTTGTGCCGTTCATTTATATGATGAAAAAGGAGAAATTATCAAGCAAGTAAATGATATTTCGGTGTGTACAATTTAG
- a CDS encoding hydrogenase small subunit: protein MKQESNQNQTYLQSIEANGYTRRDFMKFVAFIGAYMGVENTAIGQIAKALETTPRLPVIWEHFQECTCCSESFIRSDHPIVADIILDKISLDYTLTLMAASGHQAEAAKKATMDKYKGEYILCVEGSVPLGADGNYCCIAGKSALETLKESAAGAKAIIAWGSCATTGCVQAAKPNPTGAVPIEKIITDKPIINVPGCPPIGEVMAGIIVHVVTFGRLPELDSAGRPKAFYSKRVHDSCYRRPYFDAGLFAETFDDENAKKGYCLYKVGCKGPSTYNACGNIRWNGGVSYPIQSGHGCIGCSSNNFWDAGSFYTRDAAIGGGIEADADTIGKVAIGAVAAGAAVHAVASNISKRKDLNRRIHNAIENEKRVEE, encoded by the coding sequence ATGAAACAAGAAAGTAATCAAAACCAGACCTATTTGCAAAGTATTGAGGCAAACGGGTATACCAGAAGGGATTTTATGAAGTTTGTGGCTTTTATAGGAGCCTATATGGGGGTTGAAAACACGGCTATTGGGCAAATTGCCAAGGCTTTGGAAACTACACCGAGACTACCGGTAATTTGGGAACACTTTCAAGAGTGTACCTGTTGTAGTGAATCTTTTATCCGTTCAGACCATCCTATTGTTGCGGATATTATCTTAGATAAAATTTCTTTGGATTATACATTGACGTTAATGGCGGCATCAGGTCATCAAGCTGAAGCAGCTAAAAAAGCAACAATGGATAAGTATAAAGGCGAATATATTTTGTGTGTAGAAGGTTCTGTTCCTTTAGGTGCTGACGGGAATTATTGTTGTATTGCCGGAAAAAGTGCATTGGAAACACTAAAAGAATCAGCAGCAGGAGCTAAAGCAATCATTGCTTGGGGAAGTTGTGCAACAACAGGTTGTGTACAAGCAGCAAAGCCTAATCCGACAGGTGCTGTTCCGATTGAAAAAATTATTACAGATAAACCTATTATAAACGTTCCGGGATGTCCTCCGATCGGAGAAGTTATGGCCGGGATCATTGTTCATGTAGTGACTTTTGGCAGATTGCCGGAATTAGACAGTGCCGGTAGACCAAAAGCTTTTTACTCTAAACGCGTTCATGACAGTTGTTACCGACGTCCTTATTTCGATGCCGGATTGTTTGCCGAAACTTTTGACGATGAAAATGCTAAAAAAGGATATTGTTTGTACAAAGTGGGATGTAAAGGTCCTAGTACCTATAATGCCTGTGGTAACATCAGATGGAATGGCGGGGTAAGTTATCCGATCCAATCCGGTCACGGATGTATCGGTTGTAGTTCAAACAATTTCTGGGATGCCGGAAGTTTTTATACTCGTGATGCTGCTATAGGCGGAGGAATTGAAGCGGATGCCGATACTATCGGTAAAGTAGCGATCGGAGCAGTTGCAGCAGGAGCAGCAGTACATGCTGTAGCGTCTAACATTTCGAAAAGAAAAGATCTGAACAGACGTATTCACAATGCAATCGAGAACGAAAAGAGAGTTGAAGAGTAA
- a CDS encoding NUDIX hydrolase: protein MLFKDFKKYVPKIEKEKLLASDAHTKMAPLERISFLKDNDFLKYSPREAAVLMLLYPKNNQTHLVLIVRNSYPGVHSSQIAFPGGKVEEVDVNLEQTALREAYEEVGVNPKSVEIIKPFSQVYIPPSNFLVSPFMGIADEEVQFTANPDEVKRILEFPLSSFLDEKSIVQVQMTTSYAKDIQVPAFKVDKYIVWGATAMMMSELKMVIQNSILVKSI from the coding sequence ATGCTGTTTAAAGATTTTAAAAAATATGTTCCAAAAATAGAAAAAGAAAAATTGTTAGCCTCTGATGCTCATACAAAAATGGCACCATTAGAGCGAATAAGTTTTCTTAAGGATAATGATTTTTTAAAATATTCCCCCAGAGAAGCAGCAGTTCTGATGTTATTGTACCCAAAGAATAACCAAACCCATCTGGTTTTAATTGTCAGGAATTCTTACCCCGGAGTACATTCTTCACAAATAGCCTTTCCCGGAGGGAAGGTAGAAGAGGTAGATGTCAATCTGGAACAAACGGCATTGCGCGAAGCTTATGAAGAAGTCGGGGTAAACCCCAAAAGTGTTGAGATCATAAAACCTTTCAGTCAGGTATATATTCCTCCCAGTAATTTTTTAGTTTCTCCTTTTATGGGGATAGCAGATGAAGAAGTGCAATTTACGGCTAATCCTGATGAAGTAAAACGAATCCTTGAGTTTCCGTTGTCTTCCTTTTTAGATGAAAAATCCATCGTTCAGGTTCAGATGACCACTTCTTATGCTAAAGATATTCAGGTGCCGGCTTTTAAAGTCGATAAGTATATTGTTTGGGGAGCAACGGCTATGATGATGAGCGAACTGAAGATGGTTATCCAGAATTCAATATTGGTTAAAAGTATTTGA
- a CDS encoding DUF4268 domain-containing protein yields MFSKEEARQIKKEFWTHFAEEYPRKWLLYDTKIKDVSFKFYIDNKKAQVSLDIEPKEDEKRKIYFEKVESLKTILQEDYLPDAIFERHYFLESGKEISRIWVELPGISINNKNTWSQVFDFFYEKMTAFEMFFYEHEEYIKDLEINT; encoded by the coding sequence ATGTTTAGTAAAGAAGAAGCCCGTCAAATAAAAAAAGAATTTTGGACCCATTTTGCTGAAGAATATCCTCGTAAATGGTTACTCTATGATACCAAGATCAAAGATGTTTCTTTTAAATTTTACATTGATAATAAAAAAGCTCAGGTTTCTCTTGATATTGAGCCGAAAGAAGACGAAAAACGTAAAATTTACTTTGAAAAAGTGGAATCTTTAAAAACTATTTTGCAAGAAGACTATTTACCGGATGCTATTTTTGAGCGGCATTACTTTTTAGAAAGCGGAAAAGAGATCAGCCGAATTTGGGTAGAACTTCCCGGAATCAGCATCAACAATAAAAATACATGGTCGCAAGTTTTTGATTTCTTTTACGAAAAAATGACTGCTTTTGAAATGTTTTTTTATGAGCATGAAGAATACATCAAAGATCTGGAGATTAATACTTAA
- a CDS encoding Crp/Fnr family transcriptional regulator, producing MYEELKYWYLRDHKLFRILSYNQIKQLCIISNFKKAKKGDILYFSDTKVPQIFLLKKGNIKIVAMDDDGNEQIKEIIQKGDLFGELTLEQGVSNEVAKALSDEVIICSFLLSDFENLMRKYPDLALSYTKFIGFKIKKWKNNYNNLIFLNAETRLLLFLTEWAERDGIKENGGIRIENYLTQNDIAQIICTSRQTTISLLNELENEHQIYYSRKEIIIPNLTQLKNLIRKVK from the coding sequence ATGTATGAAGAGTTAAAATACTGGTATCTGCGTGACCACAAGCTTTTTAGAATTCTGAGCTATAACCAGATCAAACAATTATGTATTATCTCTAATTTTAAGAAAGCTAAAAAAGGAGATATTCTTTATTTTTCAGATACAAAAGTTCCTCAGATCTTTTTATTGAAGAAAGGAAATATCAAAATTGTTGCAATGGATGATGATGGGAATGAGCAAATAAAAGAGATCATTCAGAAAGGTGACTTGTTCGGTGAACTTACTTTAGAACAAGGTGTTTCGAATGAGGTTGCCAAAGCACTTTCTGATGAAGTTATTATATGTAGTTTTCTATTATCAGATTTTGAGAACCTGATGCGAAAATACCCTGATTTAGCTTTATCTTACACCAAATTTATCGGGTTTAAAATCAAAAAATGGAAAAACAACTATAACAATCTTATTTTTTTAAATGCGGAAACGCGTCTTTTACTCTTTTTAACAGAGTGGGCTGAACGTGATGGCATAAAAGAAAACGGAGGCATTCGCATTGAAAATTACCTCACGCAAAATGATATTGCCCAAATCATTTGTACTTCCCGACAAACCACTATTTCGCTACTCAATGAGTTAGAAAATGAGCATCAGATTTATTACTCCAGAAAAGAAATCATAATCCCGAATCTTACCCAACTCAAAAATTTGATCCGTAAAGTAAAGTAG
- a CDS encoding YHS domain-containing (seleno)protein: MLKIIVMKTKIVLLLILSFFQISLGQNPKENRNLESGVALQGYDPVSYFTIGKAVKGKKEFAVFVHNAIYYCSSLNHKKLVEANPERYEPQYGGWCAYAMGNNGSKVEINPQTFKIIDGKLYLFYNAYFSNTLKSWNKNETVLKKKADTNWLKITK; this comes from the coding sequence TTGTTAAAAATAATAGTTATGAAAACGAAAATAGTTTTATTACTCATCCTTTCCTTTTTTCAGATTAGTTTGGGCCAAAATCCAAAAGAAAATCGAAATTTGGAATCAGGTGTTGCTTTACAAGGCTACGATCCGGTCAGTTATTTCACCATTGGAAAAGCAGTAAAAGGGAAAAAGGAATTTGCTGTTTTTGTCCACAATGCCATTTATTATTGTAGCTCTTTAAACCATAAAAAACTTGTAGAAGCCAATCCTGAGCGATACGAACCTCAATATGGCGGGTGGTGTGCTTATGCTATGGGAAACAACGGTTCAAAAGTTGAGATTAATCCTCAGACTTTTAAAATTATAGATGGTAAACTCTATTTATTTTATAATGCGTATTTTAGTAACACACTAAAAAGTTGGAATAAAAATGAAACAGTGTTAAAAAAGAAAGCTGATACAAATTGGCTAAAAATAACAAAATAA
- the msrB gene encoding peptide-methionine (R)-S-oxide reductase MsrB, with translation MKKILFLILVIQSCQSQTKKSEDMNFDIKKTDAEWKAELSDEEYRVLREKGTERAFTGKYWDSFEKGKYVCAACGNELFTSDTKFDSHCGWPSFDQAIKGSVIYKEDLSFGMVRTEVMCAKCGSHLGHVFDDGPRETTGKRFCTNSVSIKFIPEK, from the coding sequence ATGAAAAAGATATTATTTTTAATTTTAGTGATTCAATCTTGTCAATCACAAACTAAAAAAAGTGAGGATATGAACTTTGATATCAAAAAAACGGATGCTGAATGGAAAGCCGAACTTTCCGATGAAGAATACAGAGTATTACGCGAAAAAGGTACTGAACGGGCATTTACCGGAAAATATTGGGACTCTTTTGAAAAAGGAAAATATGTTTGCGCCGCTTGCGGTAATGAACTTTTTACTTCTGATACCAAATTTGATTCGCATTGTGGCTGGCCTTCTTTTGATCAGGCAATCAAAGGTTCGGTTATTTACAAAGAAGATCTGAGTTTCGGAATGGTCAGAACTGAAGTTATGTGTGCTAAATGCGGTAGCCACTTAGGACATGTTTTTGATGATGGTCCAAGAGAAACTACCGGAAAACGATTTTGCACCAATTCTGTTTCGATCAAGTTCATTCCGGAAAAATAA
- a CDS encoding DoxX family protein, whose translation MKRLIYWLSRIIPAVIMLQTLFYKFTAAPESVALFSKLNLEPYGRIGTGIIELIASILLLIPKKSFYGAILGVGTMLGAILSHIFILNIEINQDHGSLFLMACVTFTCCCYVLITDAKNFLF comes from the coding sequence ATGAAACGATTGATTTATTGGTTATCCAGAATAATTCCGGCTGTTATAATGTTGCAAACTTTATTTTATAAATTTACAGCGGCACCGGAAAGTGTTGCTCTTTTCAGCAAACTGAATTTAGAGCCTTATGGAAGAATCGGAACCGGAATAATAGAATTAATTGCTTCTATTTTACTCTTGATTCCTAAAAAATCATTCTATGGTGCTATTTTAGGAGTCGGGACAATGTTAGGTGCTATTCTATCACATATTTTTATTCTCAATATAGAAATAAATCAAGACCACGGAAGTTTATTTCTCATGGCTTGTGTTACATTTACTTGTTGCTGTTATGTTCTGATCACTGATGCTAAAAATTTTTTATTTTAA
- a CDS encoding NRDE family protein, giving the protein MCTVTFLATQNGFCLTSNRDEKTSRATAVPPQLYKLNGKTIYFPKDPKAGGTWIAHDSENIIILLNGAQEKHIPKPKYRKSRGLIALDLIASESILETWKTTDLTDIEPFTIVLFDGNGLYQLQWNEIEKSILHLDINIAHIWSSSTLYSASIRTQRKIWFEEFLEQNDTISPESILNFHQFTQKENQEFGLQINRNNELKTVSITQCFYSSDGSITMEYLPL; this is encoded by the coding sequence ATGTGCACAGTAACTTTTTTAGCCACTCAAAACGGTTTTTGCCTTACCTCTAACCGGGATGAAAAAACAAGTCGAGCTACTGCTGTTCCTCCGCAACTTTATAAACTGAACGGAAAAACGATCTACTTTCCGAAAGACCCGAAAGCAGGCGGAACATGGATAGCGCATGATTCCGAAAACATTATTATTCTATTGAATGGTGCTCAGGAAAAACACATTCCTAAGCCAAAATATCGCAAAAGTAGAGGTTTAATCGCTTTAGATTTGATTGCTTCAGAAAGTATTTTAGAAACCTGGAAAACAACTGATTTAACAGACATAGAACCTTTTACTATTGTCCTTTTTGACGGAAATGGTTTGTATCAGCTGCAGTGGAATGAGATTGAAAAATCTATACTTCATTTAGATATTAATATAGCTCATATCTGGTCTTCTTCTACGTTGTATAGTGCTTCCATAAGAACTCAACGAAAAATATGGTTTGAAGAATTCTTAGAACAAAATGATACTATTTCTCCTGAATCTATTTTAAACTTTCATCAGTTTACCCAAAAAGAGAATCAGGAATTCGGCTTACAAATCAACAGAAATAACGAATTAAAAACCGTGAGTATCACCCAATGCTTCTATAGCTCTGATGGCTCTATAACTATGGAATATTTACCGCTGTAA